In a single window of the Leptospira sanjuanensis genome:
- a CDS encoding TetR/AcrR family transcriptional regulator: MPKIVNHEKYKVEILSKCVDILARRGYSAVSMREIATELDVSTGTLYHYFATKEDIFKELVKFVLSKDIEELQLYSKGNPGQTLESRVESLFQMIQAREAYFQNLLYIICDVSRLKNHEEEKTLIADAMKEYVNIITKHLGVTNPTLNRILISVILGTVVQRIVDGEAISLADTSEIIKDFMSILLSNSFTF, encoded by the coding sequence ATGCCCAAGATAGTGAATCATGAAAAATACAAAGTGGAGATCCTATCCAAGTGCGTGGATATTCTCGCGCGAAGAGGTTACTCCGCGGTTTCGATGAGAGAAATTGCAACCGAACTCGACGTTTCCACGGGCACCTTATATCACTATTTTGCAACCAAAGAAGATATCTTTAAGGAGTTGGTAAAGTTCGTTCTCAGCAAGGACATCGAGGAATTACAACTTTATTCCAAAGGAAATCCCGGACAAACGCTCGAATCCAGAGTGGAATCCCTTTTCCAAATGATTCAAGCCAGAGAGGCTTACTTTCAGAACCTGCTCTACATCATCTGCGACGTTTCGCGTTTGAAAAATCACGAAGAAGAAAAAACTCTGATCGCGGACGCAATGAAGGAATACGTCAATATTATCACGAAACACTTAGGTGTTACGAATCCGACTCTCAACCGGATTTTAATCAGCGTGATTTTGGGTACGGTCGTTCAAAGAATCGTGGACGGAGAAGCGATCAGCCTTGCGGACACTTCCGAGATCATCAAGGACTTTATGTCCATTCTTCTTTCCAACTCGTTTACGTTTTAA